The following are from one region of the Malassezia vespertilionis chromosome 4, complete sequence genome:
- a CDS encoding cystathionine gamma-synthase (EggNog:ENOG503NWEN; COG:E), with the protein MVDVDARASAGLMPYVPIGEPIPPNVDHAVSVSLPTWQDIVDYEEGRLNDVLQTGYPRFFIHRSIQKLARALEHKFARPAEQCMLFPTAQNASQCRDFIRGMEAKRIASKGSAKEKIPIRIVRFSILPSESQDVRAPCSVRNSAASTANAPLMLYSVVYPSPLYPLAKRFWQHTGAGISSRLAEECLRILAHNQSLLGDCDKFAQPNAPARRNSVSVPARGGGFGRSRYQLRGTEGSFAPLEPTCPDDSLEEELTVEHAVFVEERYGRNLPFGHASRAKLALRRRIAGTLLGDAMPEEDAAEPLVSARAVAGVSENDVYLFSCGMGAIFAAHQTLMLERTWSDQGLDFSRDACMQALRRMEDPSFALGPYTIGKSVCFGFPYTDTLKVLQKWGPGCTFYGHGTDADLDAFEAMLAAQPSDEPRIVSLFCEFPSNPLLRSPDLPRIRKLADKYDFSIVVDETVGNFVNVEVLPYADIVVSSLTKVFSGECNVMGGSLVLNPKGRREPFLRHVLNATYQDSVWPEDAVFLERNSRDFVTRIAQIDKNTEMVADFLHTQMQAPGSTIEAVYYPKFVTTAHYNACRRAQPYGDGKSSGAGFGGLFSVQFADFAGARAFYDNLACAKGPSLGTNCTLACPYTLLAHYSELDWAASMDVSVNLVRVSVGLEDSGALLAAFQVALEAAQRAAA; encoded by the coding sequence ATGGTCGAtgtcgatgcgcgcgcgagcgcgggCCTGATGCCGTACGTGCCTATCGGCGAGCCTATTCCCCCTAATGTTGACCATGCCGTGTCGGTATCGCTGCCGACATGGCAGGATATCGTCGACTACGAAGAAGGGAGGCTGAACGATGTGCTCCAAACGGGCTATCCCCGCTTCTTTATCCATCGCTCCATCCAGAagctcgcacgcgcactGGAACACAAATTCGCGCGGCCCGCGGAGCAGTGCATGCTGTTCCCGACCGCACAAAATGCATCGCAATGCCGCGACTTTATCCGCGGCATGGAAGCCAAGCGCATTGCATCCAAAGGTAGCGCCAAAGAAAAGATCCCCATCCGGATCGTGCGCTTCAGCATCCTCCCGAGCGAGTCGCAggatgtgcgcgcgccgtgctccgTGCGGAACTCGGCAGCATCGACTGCGAATGCACCGCTTATGCTCTACAGTGTCGTGTACCCTTCCCCCCTCTACCCGCTAGCCAAACGTTTTTGGCAGCACACGGGCGCTGGGATCAGCAGTCGCTTGGCAGAAGAGTGCCTGCGTATCCTTGCACACAACCAATCCTTGCTGGGCGACTGCGACAAGTTTGCGCAGCCAaacgcgccggcgcggcgcaattcCGTGAGCGTCCctgcgcgtggcggcgGATTTGGCCGGAGCCGGTACCAGCTGCGTGGGACGGAGGGAagttttgcgccgctggagcCTACATGCCCAGACGACTCGCTAGAAGAAGAGCTCACTGTGGAGCACGCCGTTTTTGTCGAGGAGCGCTACGGGCGCAACCTTCCGTTTGGCCATGCGTCGCGTGCGAAacttgcgctgcgacgcCGCATTGCAGGCACGCTTCTTGGCGATGCCATGCCCGAGGAAGATGCTGCAGAGCCTCTTGtgagtgcgcgcgcggttGCGGGTGTCTCTGAGAACGACGTATACCTCTTTTCctgcggcatgggcgctatttttgcggcgcaccagACGCTGATGCTCGAGCGTACGTGGAGCGACCAAGGCCTCGATTTTTCCCgcgatgcgtgcatgcaagcgctgcggcgcatggaggATCCCAGCTTTGCGCTTGGCCCCTACACGATCGGCAAGTCGGTCTGTTTTGGCTTTCCCTACACGGACACGCTCAAAGTACTGCAGAAATGGGGCCCTGGCTGCACCTTTTACGGGCACGGGACCGATGCGGATTTGGACGCATTTGAAGCgatgctcgctgcgcagccgAGCGACGAGCCGCGGATTGTGTCACTTTTTTGCGAGTTTCCGAGCAACcccttgctgcgctcgcccgACTTGCCGCGCATCCGCAAACTCGCAGACAAGTACGATTTCAGCATTGTGGTCGACGAGACAGTGGGCAACTTTGTCAATGTCGAGGTGCTTCCCTACGCAGACATTGTCGTCTCCAGCCTGACCAAGGTCTTTTCCGGCGAGTGCAACGTCATGGGCGGCTCCTTGGTCCTGAATCCCAAAGGACGCCGCGAGCCCTTTTTGCGTCACGTTTTAAACGCCACGTACCAGGACAGTGTATGGCCCGAGGATGCGGTGTTTCTCGAGCGCAACTCGCGCGACTTTGTcacgcgcattgcgcagatTGACAAGAATACCGAGATGGTCGCCGACTTTTTGCACACGCAGATGCAGGCGCCCGGCAGCACAATCGAGGCCGTGTACTACCCCAAGTTTGTCACCACCGCGCATTACAAtgcatgccgccgcgcgcagcccTACGGCGATGGAAAAAGCAGCGGGGCTGGGTTTGGCGGCCTCTTTTCTGTGCAGTTTGCCGATTTCGCgggtgcgcgcgcattctACGATAACCtcgcgtgcgccaaagGCCCTTCGCTTGGGACCAACTGCACGCTGGCGTGCCCATACACGCTCCTCGCTCATTACAGCGAGCTCGACTGGGCCGCAAGCATGGATGTGAGCGTGAATTTAGTGCGCGTGAGTGTCGGATTGGAggacagcggcgcgctgctcgcagCGTTCCAAGTGGCCTTGGAGGCTGCtcagcgtgccgctgcgtaG